The proteins below come from a single Garra rufa chromosome 3, GarRuf1.0, whole genome shotgun sequence genomic window:
- the LOC141332483 gene encoding uncharacterized protein, whose protein sequence is MDSRQQSPSPCRATLIDEGPPKRFNLQTERKVLDDDGKVRKWTFGTKEPRKQNRIILLVGETGVGKTTLINTMVNYLLGVKFEDEEWYEITEAATRDQTESQTSEITMYEVFSVKSPISLTIIDTPGYGDTRGLEKDLEVAENLATLFQSNDGVREIDAVCFVTQAAKNRLSDRQHYIISSVLSLFGKDIVDNIVFLITHSDGLPPKNVVGAIKKARIPCKQDKKGQPVYFLFNNRQAEGRHTERRYIRAQRDAWEDSMEGMMNFLQSLDENNRRSLELTSDVLIQRIRFEALISNLQLRVHEKELKISERLQIQEAIMQNKEKVEGCKNFTIAIQKTVKEKVPIESKSWKNRKATTCTVCKENCHEFDCWWGSTPRKCGVMKDGYCTVCTNKCHHSKHVKENKKYVMRTLSTTVEYDSVKRQYEKAQEQTKRFSVIISDIDNDLKVIEDQKSILLFNAYRTIGHLSQIALKPDSAFTLEHLDFFIPRVREAGKVHWVRELEEMKRKAATDEANKDALSYLKAGLSKLFLGK, encoded by the exons ATGGATTCCAG ACAACAGAGTCCTTCACCATGCAGAGCAACTCTAATTGATGAAGGTCCTCCAAAACGATTTAATCTACAGACAGAGAGAAAAGTGCTTGATGATGATGGAAAAGTCAGAAAGTGGACTTTTGGGACAAAAGAACccagaaaacaaaacagaattatTCTGTTGGTGGGAGAAACCGGTGTTGGTAAAACGACTCTCATCAACACCATGGTCAACTACTTACTGGGAGTGAAGTTTGAGGATGAAGAATGGTATGAAATCACAGAAGCAGCAACCAGAGATCAAACAGAATCACAAACCTCTGAAATCACCATGTATGAGGTCTTTTCTGTAAAGAGTCCCATATCGCTCACCATTATTGACACTCCAGGTTACGGAGACACTAGAGGACTGGAAAAAGATCTGGAAGTTGCTGAGAATTTAGCCACACTGTTTCAGAGCAATGATGGAGTTCGTGAAATTGATGCTGTGTGTTTTGTGACTCAAGCGGCTAAGAATCGTCTCTCAGACAGACAACATTACATTATCAGTTCAGTTCTGTCTTTGTTTGGAAAAGACATTGTGGACAACATTGTGTTTTTAATCACACACTCTGATGGTCTACCACCCAAAAATGTTGTTGGCGCCATTAAAAAAGCTAGAATCCCCTGCAAACAGGATAAAAAAGGCCAACCTGTTTATTTCTTATTTAACAACCGACAGGCTGAAGGCCGTCACACTGAGAGACGTTACATTCGTGCTCAAAGAGACGCCTGGGAAGACAGCATGGAAGGCATGATGAATTTCCTTCAGTCTTTAGACGAAAATAACAGAAGAAGTTTGGAGTTGACTTCAGATGTCCTGATACAGCGCATTCGATTTGAAGCACTGATCAGCAACTTACAGCTGCGAGTTCACGAGAAGGAGCTGAAAATATCTGAAAGACTTCAGATTCAGGAGGCAAtcatgcaaaataaagaaaaggtTGAGGGGTGTAAAAACTTTACCATCGCAATCCAAAAGACTGTCAAAGAGAAGGTGCCCATTGAGAGCAAGTCATGGAAGAACAGGAAGGCGACAACCTGCACCGTCTGTAAGGAAAACTGTCATGAGTTTGACTGCTGGTGGGGTTCAACTCCCAGAAAATGTGGAGTCATGAAAGACGGCTACTGCACTGTGTGCACAAACAAGTGTCATCACAGCAAACACGTCAAAGAAAACAAGAAATACGTAATGAGAACATTAAGCACGACGGTAGAATATGACTCTGTAAAAAGGCAATATGAAAAAGCCCAAGAACAAACCAAGAGGTTTTCAGTTATAATCAGTGATATTGACAATGATCTGAAGGTGATTGAGGACCAAAAGTCAATTCTTCTGTTCAATGCTTACAGGACCATCGGGCATCTGTCTCAGATCGCATTAAAACCAGACTCTGCCTTCACTCTCGAGCATCTTGATTTCTTCATCCCCAGAGTGAGGGAGGCTGGGAAAGTACATTGGGTGCGAGAGCTGGAAGAAATGAAGAGAAAAGCTGCAACTGATGAAgcaaataaagatgctttaagtTATCTTAAAGCTGGTCTGTCAAAACTTTTCCTTGGAAAATGA